The genomic DNA ccctaatttcacgagtataccatttgttTACACATGCTTAGCCATTCAAACAATAGTGCTTCAAATAACTAGGTTTCCTTGCACGGGTGTCGGGCTTAAGTTTTGACAGTAACACCAAGTTCATTTCTGTTTTAGTATGAAACGCCTCAATGAAGCCAATTGACCCTCTCTTCCTCAAAAGCATCATCAAAAAATAAGTTTGCagcatttattcatttttggtTCATTGGTCTTATTTCTCCTCGCCTCTTCGAAGCTTGGAAAAATACCACGTAACTCGCAACAACATTAACAAACCACACttacaacatttatttattcatgAGAAAATTCAGTGCAGCCTTGAATGGACCGTATTCTATTTGAATTAAGGATGCaatcaaattaaagccaaaaacaaCTACAAAAACCTCGAATAAGCTTTCACGTAGTTGTAGTTCACAAAACGGCAGCTACTCGCATCATCAATATATAAGTTACGATTATACGAATTGTTCCTTTTCGCTTATTGCATGGCTTTCTCAGTCTACCTTGGTCTTTTTCTGTAAAGGGGAGTGTTTTTTTTAGAACTACTTGGCGATATATGCTGAAAGGATAATGatctgttttaaaaacattttaggtGCTTCGAATCCTACAGGGTGTTGActaaaaaaactaatttttatatTGGCTTTTAACCATTTCAACCGAGATCAGATCGATGTTAGATTTTCACAAGCTCTTAACTGATAGAATGGTCTTACGGCAAAATCTActctaaggaaaattttccaaccaaaaaaaaaaattaaaatgttttgaaGGTCACCTATTAATATTTCATATCTAGTGCGTGTGAATTTGCAATATCTAACCTAATTCTAGACATTCTTACTCCGGATTATTTCTAAAATTTCCGGTCTATGATGTCGTGCAATATATATACTGACGGTCATGAGTAGCCTTAAGCTCGTATACGTAGTAACCGCTACAATCACGCACACGGATTGCACGGGGATAGCTGCAGCAATTGTTCCACCTATGGAAGCAGGCAGTTCTTTGAACGATTCCATCTGAAAGTGATGGGTGACCACCTTTCAGCCAACCAGGGATCCTGCCACCGCAGCGGTAATACGGAGTGCATCTGTCAATCATTCTGGTGTATCCATTGCCCTGGAAACGGTACCAGCTTTGGGTAAGGTTATGGTCCGAGTAACCGGGCCCTCTGCCATTCATGTAGTGACGCTTGGTTCCATTCAGAACGGTGTAATTGGCGCATTCCGGAGCAGCTGCAACGTAAAAAACGGGAAAAAGTGGTCAAGAAGAGAAAAAGTAAGAATCAAGCGGTTTTTGGAACGGACAGAACGGTGTAAGCTCACGGTGGTAATTGTTGATGACTTATGTCTGACGGGTATTTGGTTAGCTCATGATATTGCTGCCTACTGTTCAAGCGCTGGTCTCTTTAGAGTGAGGTTATGATCTCATGTTACTACTGAATTTAGTTCCCTGTAGATGTCAATGGCCTTATTcatactagaggacgtctaacacgtccagacgcattaaacgtctggccgtaagtgcgactaatataaatacgggacgAACTTAAGTTCGATggctagaaatcaaattcatattttttcttcaaaagatattgggatttaatcaccaaagagactgtgtgcacttcattgataagtgcgtcccagtttagtgcgtctcgtctttatactagtCGGCTTAGacgtctgttaagtgcgtcgttTAATTCGTCTGACGTTTAATTCGTCCACCATATTTCCCGTAATTATACTAGTCGTCtaagacgtcttagacgtcctctagtataaatacggcaaATGTTACTGCCTCCTCATCTTGTTTAAATCCATGATGTCCACGCTATCTCCCCTAGCTAAATTTAATCTATGATGTCATCCCTATCTACAGTTTCAGTGGATCCCTAGCTTCCCTGTTAGTTGAATCTCTTTTCGCTAACACTGCTAAACTGCAGGGGAATTTGAAATTGACTAGAAATCCAAGTCCATCGGTAATGTAATTCAATAATGCATTTCAATGTACCGGTTTCACAGAAGCGGCCAAGATATCCCGGATGACAGGTGCACCTGTATGTTCCATCCCTGTATGAAATCGGGGAGCAAGTTCCTTTGTTGTAACAAGGCTCCTTGACACATGGGCTCTAGAAGTGGAAGCAGAAGActtctttattttaattttttttaaaaactaataTCAGACCATCATGTCTTGCGCGCCTCTGACATGACAGCGAGGCTTTCAAGAATCCGGGGTTTTGCACGGGCCTATCGGGAAGAATAATAATTTTACCTTCTTCCAAGTGGCTGGTCATATTCATACTAAAACTGGAATGAGCCGCGATTAATAGCGATCGCACGATCATGCGAtcatacatgtgtatacaaAGCAAAGTTCCGCGATTTGCGATGGATCGTATCCCATGATATGCGGCAGACTCGCGCACACGGCAGACACGGCCGTTACACGGCATCGTTAGTAACAAGAAATTCATAGAAGCAGTTGCGCTGTGCGAgtggttttaaaacaaaacggTGACGAATTCAAATGATAAATTTGAATTTGGAGACAGTAGGTCAAAATATGGGGAGAAAGACTTGATTCGTACGGCAGATGGGAAGACTAACTGTCTTATATGTGTACACAACAGTGTACACAAAAGTCGACAAGTACAAGAGATATAATAGAACCGCTGTCATCTGGAAGTCTTTGCCATTATGGGGCAACCAGGCTAACGCGTACGGTCTCTCCCAAGTTCTTCAGTCTCCATAAAGTGGAAACCTTAAAAGAAGTtaacattttgttttgcatcAAATCGAAAACGCTCGGCTTCGGTGTTTCAAAATTAACAAGAATGTGTTGTCTGACAAACTAAGGGAATTTTTTCTCTATATAAGTAAGCAAGAGCCAAAGTGATTTATACCTCCGGCAAAATGCGTGAAATTTCAATAGATATAAGGAAGGCGTTGTGTTGTTATTTTGACGGCGGATTTATAATTGGAAGGAAACAGATGCAAAAAGTTCAATTCAGCCTCATTTATTTGAACTAAGACCGTAAGAAATACTCAATTTGTTCCTAAGAGAAACCTCGGTACAGCAAGTGACCCTTCGCTTACAGTTCGCTTGTATTCATCAGATCAGGGAAACTGGGACACATTGTGTTTAGCCATGCGTACCACGGGAAGTGAAAATTTCTGCGCCAACTTTATTTCTAAGCTTAGTTGCCCGATTAAATGAGTCGtccaaaaacaaactaaaattaaatTGTCTATGCAAAATATCGTGGCCTTCAGATTTTTCCCGCACCTCCGCAGGTGCGCGATGAATATTGGTCCAGTCTGGGTCTCCACATCGTTGTCGAGTACTTTCAAACAATATGAGGCAGAGTTCAtcagtttgataaaacagtCTTCGACCTGTAATCCTATTTGGCCTAGGCAttgtttgaccttgttttgctCCTGGGTCATGCGTAGTTTCTTATCCCGCCCTAGAATCTTTACTACTTATCGTGAATCATATGCGAtctgatggaaaaaaaaaaccttgtcaGGTATAAAACTACCACAtctcccataatacactttgtttgtccccagaaattttgcataagcattgttttcagtttctcttgggatgattgcaagtcccaagagaaattgaaaacaatgtttatgcaaaaatttggagggcaaacaGATCTAGAGTGTATTATGGAAGATGTGAAAGTGGTGAATTAAAGCCACCCGAACATTATGGTTTAAAGCTGAAATGGAATTTTCGTTTAATCATAGAACAAATCAACCTTCCAATATAAACCGACGATCAAGCAacaccttgaaaaacaaaggctAACCTTTACTGAACCAGGAAAGATAAAACTACCTCACAGAAATGATATACTGAAAACAGCTACCTCCGCAGTTcataaaatattcatttttcttcAGAGTATGTCTCCAACAACAAAAACTCAGATCTAAGTACGAAAACTGCGAAAACGACAGAAACAAAATCTTTTCCCGTTGTGAAGAAACAGTATATAAATACAGTACTCTGCTGGCTAAACCTGAGCTGCAGACCAAGGGAGTATTCAAGTCTCCGTTCGTTTGTTTTTCTTATCTTTTCCAGCTTTTTACTATCTAAAAGTTTTttattcacaaaaaaaaaaaacaccactgCGGCCATTTGGGTGAAAAATGTAGCGTTTATTTCCGTAGACCAGTTTTGGAAATGAGACAAAATTTGGAAGGTGCTCTTCTACAGGTGGAGGTCATATCAAACCAAGAGTTTGCAGCTTACCTTTATCTGATAAAGATGGGAGTGTGGATCAGCGGTGAGATTCGCTGGGTTGTTGCTGCTTGTTGAGGGAAGAAGTTCGCAACGAAATTTCCCCTTGTCATCAGGACTGGCAGCCACGTTGAACGAAATGCATAACATGTTTTGAAGACAGGCGAAGCTGCAGTCCAAATAGCCGTCGACAAAAATGTCAACAAGCGGACGAGTGACGTTCAAATGGTGAAAAGCACGAAATTCAAACTCCGCTGTGTGAAATGTCGCATTAAGCCATTGAAAATGGAACAAGGAAAGCAGTGTTATAAATGTTATGGAAACTTtcatttttcaaggaaaacacCGACAGAGTTCTG from Montipora foliosa isolate CH-2021 chromosome 7, ASM3666993v2, whole genome shotgun sequence includes the following:
- the LOC138010063 gene encoding pancreatic secretory granule membrane major glycoprotein GP2-like, encoding MAEKAERGLEIRTRRRDRKRKAETKTSNGVGDEGKEEREGGREKSPCVKEPCYNKGTCSPISYRDGTYRCTCHPGYLGRFCETAAPECANYTVLNGTKRHYMNGRGPGYSDHNLTQSWYRFQGNGYTRMIDRCTPYYRCGGRIPGWLKGGHPSLSDGIVQRTACFHRWNNCCSYPRAIRVRDCSGYYVYELKATHDRQYIYCTTS